The sequence AAGGTAAATGTAACTTTATTGGTTCCAGAAGGCACAGAGCCACATGACTTTGATCCTAAACCTAAGGATTTAGAAAAGCTAGCTAATGCAGATTTATTCGTATATAGTGGAGCTGGCATGGAAGATTGGGTTGATTCTGTAAAATCTGCAGTTGGAAGCAGTGAGAAACTTACAATTTTAGATGCTAGTAAAAATGTAGATTTAATAAAGAGTGATGGTAAAACTGATCCACATATTTGGTTAAGTTTAAAGGAAGCTAAAAATCAATCAAAAAGTATATTGGATGAGCTTATTAAGTTAGACTCAAAGGATAAAAGTTATTTTGAACAAAATTATAATAATTTTGCAAAGGAGTTAGATGACTTATATAATTCAAATAAATCTAGATTTGCTTCATTAGCTAACAAAGACTTTGTGACAGGTCATGAGGCTTTTGGATACTTATGCAGGGACTTTGGTCTTACTCAAAAAAGTGTAGAAGATATGTTTGCGGAGGGAGAACCTACTCCTAAAAAACAAGCTACTTTGGTAAAGTTCTGTAGAGATAATAATATAAAAACTATATTTATGGAAACATTGGCTAGTCCAAAAGTATCTGAAACTTTAGCAAATGAAGTTAATGCAAAAGTTGAAAAAATATATACACTTGAAAGCAAAGAAGATGGATTGGATTATGTTCAAGCAATGAAGAAAAATTTAGATAAAATATATGATTCTTTAAAAAAATAAAGATAAATTGTAATCTCACTTTTAATTTAAGAGAAAAATAGGTAAGATGTATATAGTACACTTATAAAAATCTTTTAAATTGAGGTGGGATTATGTTTTTTAAAGAAAAATTTATAAAATATCTAGAAGCTAATAAAATACCTTTTAGAAAAGAAGAATCACTATTATTTTTAAAGATCAAAGGAAGTAATGAAGAGAGTTTTGAAGTTTATTTAAGATTTGATGAAAACAGTATAGCGTTAGGCTTAGCAAAAGGGTTAACATATGAAAAAGATAGGGAGATAGATGTTCTTGAAATATTAAATGAAATTAATAGCTTGGAGGACAATTACATAAAGTTTAAAGTTTGTAATGGTATGATTTTATCAGATGTAAATATTCCTATACTAAGTGCAGATATCAATTATAAGAAGTTAGAAGAAATTATTTTAGACTTTGTTGCAACTATGGAAATGTATTTAAGAGATATATATGAAGTATTGGAAGAAGAGGTGTAATGATGATAGATTTAGATGAATTTAGTATGGTACTAAATCAGAAGAGCATAAAACACGACTTGCAAAATATTGATGATGATATTCAACAGATAATATTTAAACTGAATGATAAAGAGGTAAATATGTTTTTATGTGAGGAAACTCATATTAAAATGTTTATTTCTTTAAATAAATGTATAAAAGACATGAATGTAGAGAAAGCATTAGAAAAAATAAATGATATTAATGTGACTGATAATGAAATTACATTAGCTCTTTTAGGTGATAATAAAATATATATTACAAAGTCTATTCCGTTTATTGGAGAAGTAGATTGGGAAAAAATATTTTCAATCCTACAAGAAATTGTAGATAGATCAGAAAAAGTAGTTTCAAATTTTATACAGTTATAGTAATATATATTTATACTATGAGATTTAGGCATCTGAAAATAAATAAAATATTTAAATATTTTTGAAGACGCCTTATTATGGAAAGGGTAGGTATATGGAAGAACGGATTAAATTTTATGATAAGAAAATAGAAGGTGCCAGAGAAGAATTAAAACAATTAAAAAGCAGATGTGATTTTTACAGTATTCTTAGATTTATTATAATTGCAGTACTTATAGTAGCACTATATATTTCTTATAAGAATGCTAATAATAATTTAGCAATAATGTCCATAGTTATAGCAGTTGCAACTTTTTCTATAGTTGCATCTATACATTCAAAGGCATTGTATGAGCAAAGCAAGATAAAGACATTAGTTAAGGTAAATGAGGAAGCAAAAGCAAGACTTAATGGTGAATGGAAGAAATTTGAGGATGATGGTCATGAATACTTAAAAGTAGAACATCCATATGTAAATGACCTCGACATATTTGGAAAAAGTTCACTTTTCCAATGGGTTAATACTACTACAACTCAATTTGGAAGAAATAGATTAAAGGAAATTCTTTCAATGGATAAACTTCCAACTAAAGAAGATATATTAAGAAGACAAAGTATTATTAGAGAATTAGGAGAAAAGGTAGACTTTAGGCAAAAGGTTCAGATTGAAGGAAGCATAGAAGAGAAGGGAAAAGGTGATCCTGAAAGTTTTGTAGCTTGGGCAAAAGAGAGTAATGATAAGATTTTAAAGCCGTATAATACAGTTATATCTTTCTTGTGTCCAATATTATTAATTGCATCTATAATAATATATTTTAGTACCCATGTTATATCTAGAGCTATTCCTTTAGCAGTAACAGTTCTAAATATAATTATTTTAAGAATAGGAAAATCAGAAATTGAAACTGCCTTAGATACTCTTTATGATGTGAAATATAAGATTAGTAAGTATTTTAACATAATTAATCTTATCGAAAATGAATCATTTGAAGATGAAAATCTTAAAAAGTTGAAAGCAAAATTAAACAGTAATGGCTTAAACGCAGTTAATGAAATGAAAGAACTTGATAGGATTGCTGTGAAAGTCAGAGATAGGGGCAATATGGTTTATATAATTATAAACATATTATTACTTTGGGATTGTCATCTACTAAAGCAGCTAGAATTGTGGAGAAGAAAAAGCGGTAATACAGTGGAAGCTTGGTTTGAAGTTATAGGAGAATTTGAAGCATACATGAGTATTGCTAATATTAGTGGAGATTTTAATAAGTATTCATTCCCTAAAATAGAAGATAAATTAACTATAAGTGGCAAAGAAATAGCACATCCATTAATAGGGGAAAGAGCTATAAGCAACAACTTTTCTTTAGAGAAAGATAAAAGTATAATTCTTATTACAGGTTCTAATATGTCAGGAAAAAGTACATTTTTAAGAACTGTAGGTATAAATATGATATTATCTTATATCGGAGCACCTGTTTGTGCAAAAGAATTCAGTACACCTATATTAAATATTTATACATGTATGAGAATTGGAGATAACCTAGAGGAAAATATATCTTCATTTTATGCTGAAATCTTAAGAATTAAGATACTTATGGAAGCAGTAAACAGAGGAGAGCATGTATTTTTCTTATTAGATGAAATTTTTAAAGGAACTAACTCTATGGATAGGCATACAGGAGCAGAGATGCTTATAAACCAACTATCTAAAAAGCCAGCCTTAGGCTTTGTTTCAACTCATGATTTAGAGCTATGTGACTTACAAGATAGTAATAACAAGGTGACAAACTATCACTTCAAAGAACATTATGTAAATAATGAAATAAAATTTGATTATACACTTAGAAGTGGTAAGTCTACTACAAGAAATGCAGTATATCTTATGAGGATGGCAGGAATAGACATATAATATTTTTAGCTTAATCAATGATTTTTTGATATAATATACAAGGCTGCTAAAACAAAAGCATTGTTTTGGCCAAAAGAAGAAGGAAATATGGGGAAGATGATGCCTTAGTGGAGTAGTCTTATCCCATATTTAATTTTAGGAGGAAAGAATTTTGTTTACCGAAAAGATAAAAGCAAAAGAGTATTATGTAAAAGATTTATTTAGTGACA comes from Clostridium sp. TW13 and encodes:
- a CDS encoding metal ABC transporter solute-binding protein, Zn/Mn family, which encodes MLKKIFISIMSVGIVLTAAGCTVAKDTKSNNGKINVVASINSVRDFAQKVGGDKVNVTLLVPEGTEPHDFDPKPKDLEKLANADLFVYSGAGMEDWVDSVKSAVGSSEKLTILDASKNVDLIKSDGKTDPHIWLSLKEAKNQSKSILDELIKLDSKDKSYFEQNYNNFAKELDDLYNSNKSRFASLANKDFVTGHEAFGYLCRDFGLTQKSVEDMFAEGEPTPKKQATLVKFCRDNNIKTIFMETLASPKVSETLANEVNAKVEKIYTLESKEDGLDYVQAMKKNLDKIYDSLKK
- a CDS encoding MutS family DNA mismatch repair protein, giving the protein MEERIKFYDKKIEGAREELKQLKSRCDFYSILRFIIIAVLIVALYISYKNANNNLAIMSIVIAVATFSIVASIHSKALYEQSKIKTLVKVNEEAKARLNGEWKKFEDDGHEYLKVEHPYVNDLDIFGKSSLFQWVNTTTTQFGRNRLKEILSMDKLPTKEDILRRQSIIRELGEKVDFRQKVQIEGSIEEKGKGDPESFVAWAKESNDKILKPYNTVISFLCPILLIASIIIYFSTHVISRAIPLAVTVLNIIILRIGKSEIETALDTLYDVKYKISKYFNIINLIENESFEDENLKKLKAKLNSNGLNAVNEMKELDRIAVKVRDRGNMVYIIINILLLWDCHLLKQLELWRRKSGNTVEAWFEVIGEFEAYMSIANISGDFNKYSFPKIEDKLTISGKEIAHPLIGERAISNNFSLEKDKSIILITGSNMSGKSTFLRTVGINMILSYIGAPVCAKEFSTPILNIYTCMRIGDNLEENISSFYAEILRIKILMEAVNRGEHVFFLLDEIFKGTNSMDRHTGAEMLINQLSKKPALGFVSTHDLELCDLQDSNNKVTNYHFKEHYVNNEIKFDYTLRSGKSTTRNAVYLMRMAGIDI